GTTGGTTGGTAACACGGATGGGTATGAACTATATACTTGGATAATGACTGAATCGCCATGCTTTCCTTAAAGAGTATTTCGACCCTATTCCAAGCCTTTGGATTACACGAAATCCTTTTGTAGGATAAGAGAATCAAAGTCTCATTCTTGTTCTAGGCTAAGATACAAAAATAACAAATAAAGCTTTAGTGCTTATGCGTTTCTTCAAAGATCTTTGATGATCTTCGAACAATGAATCTTTCTTTCTCTCAATCTTACTAACTATTAGTTTTTGATCTTCAATATTGTTTTACAAGTTGTGATTCAAGTTGTGAATTTATTATTTTCCATTGCCCACAACTCCTTTTATAGAGTACTAAGGGTTAGAATAGTTAGCACCAATAGTTACAATGATTAGTGAAGAATTACAACCATTAATACCAATAGTTATATTGATTAGACAAAAGTCACAATGGTTCATCACCAAAGACTTTAATCACCAATGATAACAATGGTTTATCACCAAAGGTTGCAACCATTTACCACTAATAGTTACAATTACAAACAGTTGCATTTGTTCATCTAAACAATTGCAATGTTTCACTTTAATGGTTAGAAGGGTTAACTTAAATATCCAACACTTACTTGTTGCTTTCTGGTTGGTTTGTTGTTTATGTGTTGAAGGATTTGTGCGGTCGAGACGCTGTGTGGGGTAACAGCTAAACGCTGCGTTTTGGCTGTCGCTAGTCCTTCTTTTGTTGGATATTTGTGTGTTTTGTGTTTTTAGTGGGTCAAGCATGGGGAAACTCAACTTGACTTGTGCGGTTGTGTCGGATGGTTATGTTATAATTGAAACAAAATGTGCTTTTGGGATATTATATTAATTAAATGTTTTATAACACGAGAAGTTTTTGCATTTGATTACAAAAACAAATTAAAAACTGCCAATTTAGCTCATGTGTCTGAGTGGATAAGCTGTGTGATCTGTGTATCTTCACTTAAATTTTGTTTAGTTTTAACGGAGTTGAGTGTAAAGATATACATTGTTCTTTCGAACGCAAAGCTCTATATGGAGGCAAATTTCCTGAAGATATCAAAACTAGTGTTCCTAATAATGCATCTCGTATTGCACCTCGATCCTTTCAAACTATCAAAAGTTAGTTCCATTTAAGTTGCGTTTTATGTACCTCGATCATTGCAAAACAATTTAGAACTGATTAGATACATTAGAGTTCAGTTTATTTGGAATAAATATGAACTAAATTTGTTTTCTGATTTGGGTTAGAAAATTGTTAAGATTTAACAAGGTTTACATCTTTCAATGAAATAAATATAACGTTTATTAAATGTAACCGTGGACGCAAGCAACAAAAAAAAAATTAACTGCGAAAAAACAGGGCCGGCTCAACACTATTATGGATCCTAGGATAAAATAATTTTTTTTATCCTCTGAAATTTATATACAAATAATGTTTAAAATATTTTTTTTATAATTTAATCAGTAATATTTTGTAATGAAAATAAAACTATATACATATCAACTAATTTTGAATCCTTTTTTAATTTTATAAAAAAACTGAACTCCTTAATAATTATTATACGGGGGACACGGGTTTGGCCCGAATCGGTCACACTGCTTGTCCCTCCCAATGAACCGGCCCTGCGAAAGAGATTGACTCCGCCGAAGCAACGAGGAAGCTCACTTATGCGTCTTCTTGTGGACGTAGACACGCATTATCTTATCTTTTGGCGTCGTTAGGTCAAAATGAGGTGACGTTGAACGATATTAACAGAACTAATTAAAAAATAATTACTAAGAAGAGAGATGAAACCAAGAAAAGTTAGTACTATCGACGTATTCATTATTCAATTACCTCGTTATGCAGTGCCGCAAATATCGACATTCATTGAAGTAGCTAGGTGAGTTTTTCGATAATGTCCCACGCCCACCAAAACATTCATAGTGCGAAGATATACGAATCTACATATGTGTAACCATCTCTTTAATAATTATAAATTCGTATATCTTCGTACTGAATATTGAAGTGATTAATTCTATCAGTTTCTTGTAAATGTCTAAAGACTATATAAACAAGTGGTACTATGATGTTTCAAATGTAGACAAACTTCAAGTCCGCAAAAAGAAAGAAAGAGTCAACAATATACAATCTGAATATCTGATAAAAAAAAGTAGACAAACCTCAAGTACTCAGTCTCAACAATATACAGTCTGAATATCTGATAACGATGTATGATTACTAATTTACAGCCCATTCCGATCTTATTCTTAAACCAGCTAAGATATGTAGAAACCAGCTAAGATATGTAGAAACTTCTCTAACGTAGATTGGATGTATCATCTGCAATTACAAGTAACGCGATGACAAATGCGAAATCCACATATGGATTAACTCTCACTTTGAAGCTGTAATTCCCTATTATAAGTCCTCCCCATGAGAAATCATGAACCACCTATAGAATTCATGCTCACATTAATAATATGATTATAGTGTCGATTATAATGGGTGCAAAAGGTAGCTAGTTAGATAAATAAGCTGAATAAATTTAAAGCGTGACATAATCAACTAATTCTCGAATAAAACTCTTTTTCAGTTTGATCTACAGATTAGTCTCAGCAAGAAGTTAAGAATAGCTAGTGACGTACCTCAGCAAGAAGAGTATTATGAATTGGTTCAAAGAGTTTGAAAGAAGAACCAATGTAACGACCATAAGTTTGAAAATCTGGCTCGATAGTACTACTAATGTCCGTGGAAGGTTGTTGTGTCGGCAAAGAGACATCAAGTGATGTTCTGAAGGATAATAGATTTGGTTCCCTTACTGAGAAAAGAAGATCCTCGGATTCTGTGCTTTCTCCTTTGTACACTTCCCATTTGTATCTCATTGTTACAATACCCTGAAACATTATATATCTCTTCTATTAAACAAATAAACTCTTTTTCTTTAAATTGTGATTTCCTGTAATGTTGTCAGTTGGTCGTGTGATGGAATCATGAAAACGACCTTTTCTGAAGATAAAGCATATTATGTTGTTAGACACCTAAACATATCTACGTAGATAATGTATTACTCTCTTTAGGATGTCAGATTAAATTTCAGTTAGTAGTTACATTCAACTATTGAATATCTAAGTATTTTGTTATTGCTGATGTAGTTAATCTGCCCACCGACTAATAGGATGTGTTTTGTCAAATATTAGGTGCTTATATTACATTACGTTTGAAATCAATTCAAGAATAATATAAACTGAAATTTAGAAGAAAAAGAGTTGGCAAGAAAATTTGGTTTTATTAGGCCATTTAACCTTTCAGCCGGTCTAATGACATCTACCCATTTTCTAAAAGATCACTTTTAGGCATTACTTTCAGACTTATATTTCGAGGCACGTCTTCCATAAAGTGTCCGATGTTAACCGCAACCAATTACACCGTATGGGCAATACGGATGAAAATGTTGCTTAGGGTTCATAAGGTGTGGGAAGTGGTCGAGCAAGAATCAACCAACGACGACAAGAATGATATGGCGTCGGCGCTCTTGTTTCAATCTATCCCGGAGAGCATGATCCTACAAGTGGGAGGACTTGATACCGCAAAGAAGGTATGGGAAGCGATCAAAACTCGCCATGTGGGAGCTGATAGGGTGAGAGAGGCACGACTTCAAACCCTCATGACTGAGTTCGAGCGACTAAAGATGAAAGAAACTGATAAGATCGATGACTTTGTGGGCAAACTATCGGAGATATCATCGAAGTCAGCTGCACTGGGAGAGAGTATGGAGGAAGCTAAACTTGTGAAAAAATTCCTGCAAGGCTTACCACGCAAGAAGTATATTCATATAGTTGCTTCTCTTGAACAACTATTGGATTTAAACACCACAGGTTTTGAAGACGTTGTCGGTCGCTTGAAAGCATACGAGGAACGAATTTCTGCGGAAGAAGAAGAGGATACACAAGAAAGCCAGAGCAAGCTTATGTATAGCAATACAGAGACACAAACTTATCGCGGTACAAAGTATAGAGGACGTGGTCGAGGTGGTCAATACTACGGCAGAGGAAGAGGACGCGGTAGGTCTTATTGGGAAAATAGAGATGCCTCCAGGATCACATGTTACCGATGTGATAAAGTGGGACACTTTGCTGCTACATGTCCAGATAGACTACTCAAGCTACAAGAAACAACTGAAAGCAAGGACGGAGATGATACTCATGAAGCCGATGGGATTATGATGCATGAAATTGTCTATCTCAACGAGCGAAACGTAAAGCCCAAGGAGTTTGATTCCAGTACTGATGGTGACAGAATATGGTACTTAGACAACGGAGCGAGTAACCATATGACTGGAAATAGAAGCTATTTTAAGGAGATTGATGAAACAATCACTGGAAAAGTTCGTTTCGGAGATGATTCGAGAATAGACATTAAGGGAAAGGGTACTGTGTTGTTTGTAAGCCAAGATGGAAGAAGAAAGATCCTTGCTGACGTCTACTTTATTCCAGAGTTGAAGAGTAATATTATAAGTCTCAGACAAGCTACAGAATCGGGATGTGATGTAAGAATGAGAGAAGATTACCTTACTCTACATGATAAGGATGGAAATTTGATCGCAAAGGCACCAAGGTCCAGGAACAGATTATATAAAGTTATAATGGAGATAGAAGAACGCAAGTGCTTGCAAATTGAGATTAAGAATGATTACTCGCGGTGGCATGCACGCTTAGGACATCTTGGAGCCGATGCAATGAAGTCAATGGTAGGGAAGGAGCTCGTCACCGGTTTTCCCAAGATCAAAGTCGAGAAGGAGACTTGCGATTCTTGCTTACGTGCAAAGCAAACAAGACAGCCGTTTCCAGCGTCTACCACCTATCGTGCATCTTCTGTTCTAGAACTCGTGCACGGTGATTTATGTGGACCGATAACACCACCCACCGCAGGAAGAAGCAGGTACATATTTGTGCTCATAGATGATCACTCACGCTATATGTGGTCTATTTTGTTGAAAGAAAAAGGAGAAGCATTCGACAAGTTTAGAAAATTCAAAGCAATAGTTGAGTATGAGACCGGTAAAAGCATAAAGACGTTAAGAACAGACAGGGGAAGAGAATTTACAAGCTCTGAGTTTAAAGGCTTCTGCGAATTGTTGGGTATACAACGTCACTTAACTGCTCCGTACACACCGCAGCAAAACGGAGTAGTAGAGAGACGAAATAGAACCTTGTTAGAGATGACAAGGAGTATTTTGACACACATGGAAGTACCAAACTACTTATGGGGAGAGGCTGTTCGACACTCAACCTATTTGATCAACTGAATTGCGACCAAGACTTTGGCTTCTTCAACCCCGTATGAAGCCTTTAGAGGAAGAAAACCAAACATCAACCATCTACGAGTATTCGGCTGTACTGCGCATGCTAAGGTAGAGACAGGGAACTTGAAGAAATTGGATCATAGGTCTCGTCCAGTTGTATATCTTGGAACCGAGTCCGGCTCTAAAGCATACAGGTTATTCGATCCCACGGTACAAAGAATAGTCGTCAGCAGAGACGTTGTTTTTGAGGAAAGCAAAACATGGGAATGGAATAAGAGTGGTCGAGATATAACAGAGAAACCAGGATCATTGGAAGTGGTACTTGGAGATCATGAAAAACAAGAGAATGAAGGAGATAATAATACAGACAGAAACATCCCCGAGAACCAAGACGCAGCCGAAGAAGATAACAACGAGACTACAGATGAAGAAACTGAAGAGTTTCAACCGAAAGGTCAGCCAGAATCAGTAAGAAGCCAGCTTACCTAGATGACTACATCTATCTCGCCGAAGTGGAAGGAGAACGTCTCCTACTCCTTTTAAATGAAGAGCCATGGGATTTTGAAAGCGCAAGGGGGGAGAAAGTATGGCGTGATGCATGTAAAGAAGAGATCAAATCAATTGTGAAAAACAAAACTTGGGATCTTGTTGATCCACCACCAGGAGCTAAACCTATTGGTTTAAAATGGATATTTAAGATTAAGAGGAACGCAGATGGGAGCATAAACAAGTACAAATCAAGACTGGTGGCTAAAGGATATATTCAACGGTACGGTATTGATTTCGAGGAAGTGTTCGCGCCCGTGGCACGCATTGAAACCGTCAGGTTTATCATTGCACTAGCTGCTTCACGAGGATGGGAGATTCACCACTTAGATGTCAAGACCGCGTTCCTTAATGGAGATCTAAAAGAAGTAGTATTTGTAAGCCAACCCGAAGGCTTCGAAGTTAAAGGTCAGGAGCATAAGGTATACAAACTCAATAAAGCCCTATATGGTCTAAGACAAGCCCCAAGAGCTTGGAATGAGAAGCTAA
The DNA window shown above is from Brassica oleracea var. oleracea cultivar TO1000 chromosome C3, BOL, whole genome shotgun sequence and carries:
- the LOC106333012 gene encoding protein LURP-one-related 9, producing the protein MVSVVGEMFCNPYTTELVVRRRRESLKRDRFDVFDLSDNLIFTIDGGTWNIRRKRVLRDATGLSLLSMRTKGIVTMRYKWEVYKGESTESEDLLFSVREPNLLSFRTSLDVSLPTQQPSTDISSTIEPDFQTYGRYIGSSFKLFEPIHNTLLAEVVHDFSWGGLIIGNYSFKVRVNPYVDFAFVIALLVIADDTSNLR